In Synechococcus sp. RS9909, one genomic interval encodes:
- a CDS encoding ferredoxin family protein, giving the protein MAHTIVTDVCEGIADCVDACPVACIQPGRGRNKKGTEFYWIDFDTCIDCGICLQVCPVDGAILAEERADLQRRS; this is encoded by the coding sequence ATGGCCCACACAATCGTCACCGATGTCTGCGAGGGGATTGCCGACTGCGTCGATGCCTGCCCGGTGGCTTGCATTCAACCCGGCCGAGGGCGCAACAAGAAGGGCACAGAGTTTTACTGGATCGATTTCGACACCTGCATTGATTGCGGCATCTGCCTGCAGGTGTGCCCGGTGGATGGGGCGATTCTCGCCGAGGAGCGGGCCGATCTCCAGCGCCGCTCCTGA
- the htpG gene encoding molecular chaperone HtpG has translation MLEQGQIQIHTENIFPIIKKAVYSGHEVFLRELVSNSSDAISKRRMASMAGDCSEGSDGLIQIRIDREKKTITVSDNGIGMTADEVKRYINQVAFSSAEDFLEKYKQESDAIIGHFGLGFYSSFMVARQVELVTLSARPEQQAVRWSCDGSPSFTLDQAERSEPGTDVILHLLEEELEYLEPARLRTLITQYCDFMPVPVQLEGETINKQTAPWRQSSRELSDQDYIDLYHYLYPFQGDPLLWVHLNTDYPYALQGILYVPKSTGRADWEKGEIRLYCNQVFVSDSIKEVVPRYLLPLRGVIDSPDIPLNVSRSALQTDRRVRSIGNFVAKKVADRLKALKQDDATAYAEAWEALAPFVKIGAMEDEKFADQVEPLVLFGTTAESDDGENDAGASILRSGEKVYTTLAGYTSRLPQSSDKQRVLYCSDEIAQAGALSLWKGQGAEVLFADTVIDSQFLPWLESRHDELRFQRVDAELDDSLKDDAPDLVDQGGETQAESLRNLMKEALANDKVTIQVQALKGGADAPAALILLPEQMRRINDIGALMEQRLPGLPEHHVLVVNRSHPMVEGLLKLESGGVLVGAGSSSPSKALAHDLAVYLYDMARLAVGGLEPKELSGFQTRSSRLMASLMERGL, from the coding sequence ATGCTGGAACAAGGCCAGATTCAGATTCATACCGAGAACATCTTCCCGATCATCAAAAAGGCCGTGTATTCCGGCCATGAGGTGTTCCTCCGTGAATTGGTCAGTAACAGCTCTGACGCGATCAGCAAGCGCCGCATGGCCTCCATGGCCGGCGACTGCTCCGAAGGTTCGGATGGCCTGATTCAGATTCGGATCGATCGCGAGAAGAAAACGATCACCGTGTCTGACAACGGCATCGGCATGACGGCCGATGAAGTGAAGCGCTATATCAACCAGGTGGCGTTTTCAAGCGCCGAGGATTTCCTGGAGAAATACAAACAGGAAAGCGATGCGATCATCGGCCACTTTGGCCTCGGATTTTATTCCAGCTTCATGGTGGCCAGGCAGGTTGAACTGGTCACGCTCTCCGCTCGGCCAGAGCAACAAGCCGTGCGCTGGAGTTGTGATGGCTCTCCCTCCTTCACGCTGGATCAGGCGGAACGCTCGGAACCGGGCACCGATGTGATTCTGCATCTGCTAGAGGAGGAGCTCGAGTATCTGGAGCCAGCCCGCCTTCGCACGCTGATCACCCAGTACTGCGATTTCATGCCGGTGCCGGTGCAGCTGGAGGGTGAAACGATCAACAAGCAAACAGCTCCCTGGCGTCAGAGCAGTCGGGAGCTGTCTGATCAGGACTACATCGATCTTTACCACTATCTCTATCCCTTCCAGGGAGATCCCCTGCTCTGGGTGCACCTCAACACCGACTATCCCTATGCCCTCCAGGGAATTCTATATGTCCCGAAATCAACTGGACGCGCCGACTGGGAAAAGGGTGAGATTCGGTTGTATTGCAACCAAGTGTTCGTGAGCGACTCGATCAAGGAGGTCGTGCCTCGTTACCTGCTGCCCCTGCGTGGCGTGATTGATTCCCCCGATATCCCTCTGAATGTGAGTCGGAGTGCCCTGCAGACCGACCGGCGGGTGCGCTCGATCGGCAATTTTGTGGCCAAGAAGGTGGCGGATCGGCTCAAGGCGTTGAAGCAGGACGATGCGACGGCTTACGCGGAAGCCTGGGAAGCCCTGGCGCCCTTCGTGAAGATCGGGGCCATGGAGGATGAAAAGTTCGCTGATCAGGTCGAGCCCCTGGTGCTGTTCGGCACCACCGCCGAGAGTGACGATGGGGAGAACGATGCCGGGGCGTCCATCCTGCGCAGCGGTGAGAAGGTTTACACCACCCTGGCGGGGTACACCTCGCGCCTGCCCCAGAGTTCCGACAAGCAGCGCGTGCTCTATTGCAGCGATGAGATCGCTCAGGCCGGCGCCCTCAGTCTCTGGAAGGGCCAGGGCGCCGAAGTGCTCTTTGCCGACACGGTGATCGACAGCCAATTCCTTCCCTGGTTGGAGTCGCGCCATGACGAGCTCCGCTTCCAGCGCGTCGATGCGGAACTGGATGACAGCCTCAAAGACGACGCACCGGACCTGGTGGATCAAGGCGGTGAGACCCAGGCGGAAAGTCTGCGCAACCTGATGAAGGAGGCCCTCGCCAACGACAAGGTGACGATTCAGGTGCAGGCGCTGAAGGGAGGAGCCGACGCTCCGGCGGCCCTCATCCTCCTGCCCGAACAGATGCGCCGGATCAACGACATCGGTGCGCTGATGGAACAGCGGCTGCCAGGCCTTCCGGAGCATCACGTTCTGGTGGTGAATCGCAGCCATCCGATGGTGGAAGGCCTGCTCAAACTCGAATCCGGCGGAGTGCTGGTGGGCGCTGGCAGCAGTTCCCCCAGCAAAGCGCTCGCCCACGACCTCGCCGTTTATCTCTACGACATGGCCCGTCTGGCGGTCGGTGGCCTCGAGCCGAAGGAGCTCAGCGGTTTCCAGACCCGTAGCAGTCGCCTGATGGCCTCACTGATGGAACGGGGACTGTGA
- a CDS encoding inositol monophosphatase family protein translates to MRTDGMDQQQINDLHAIARQAAELGGAVLMTHYGQLTSIRSKGRIGDLVTEADLAAEAEVLGLLRQRTPEVGILAEESGLSGPNQGLQWVVDPLDGTTNFAHGYPFFATSVGLTLEGQPLLGAIAVPYLKQTYHGGPGLGALCNDVPIHVSDCTSLQDSLLVTGFAYDRHSRLDNNYAEFCTLTHQSRGVRRGGAAAVDLAFVAAGLVDGYWERGLAPWDLAAGVALVELAGGVVSGYGDAPFDLHEGRIVAAGPGLHAPLRQCLAGIAPLDGASYGAAALGAMGS, encoded by the coding sequence ATGAGGACTGACGGGATGGACCAGCAACAGATCAATGATCTGCACGCGATTGCGCGCCAGGCTGCCGAGCTGGGCGGCGCCGTGCTGATGACCCATTACGGTCAACTCACCTCGATCCGCAGCAAGGGACGCATCGGCGATCTGGTGACGGAGGCCGACCTGGCAGCCGAAGCCGAAGTTCTGGGATTGCTGCGGCAGCGCACGCCTGAGGTCGGCATCCTGGCGGAGGAATCGGGGCTCAGTGGCCCGAACCAGGGTCTGCAATGGGTCGTCGACCCGCTCGATGGCACCACCAACTTCGCCCACGGTTATCCCTTTTTCGCCACGTCCGTGGGGCTGACCCTGGAGGGTCAGCCCCTGCTGGGAGCCATCGCCGTTCCCTACCTGAAGCAGACCTATCACGGTGGCCCTGGCCTCGGCGCCCTCTGCAACGACGTCCCCATCCATGTGAGCGACTGCACCAGCCTGCAGGATTCCCTGCTGGTCACTGGCTTTGCCTACGACCGTCACAGCCGCCTCGACAACAACTACGCCGAGTTCTGCACGTTGACGCACCAGAGTCGGGGTGTGAGACGGGGCGGCGCAGCGGCGGTGGACCTGGCCTTTGTGGCTGCAGGACTTGTGGATGGCTACTGGGAACGGGGACTGGCCCCCTGGGATCTGGCGGCCGGCGTGGCTCTGGTGGAGTTGGCCGGTGGTGTGGTGAGCGGCTACGGCGACGCCCCGTTCGATCTCCACGAGGGTCGGATCGTGGCGGCGGGGCCAGGTCTGCATGCCCCGCTGCGGCAGTGCCTGGCCGGCATCGCCCCCCTGGATGGGGCCAGCTATGGGGCGGCAGCGCTGGGGGCCATGGGATCCTGA
- the pstB gene encoding phosphate ABC transporter ATP-binding protein PstB, with amino-acid sequence MTLSTAIPSQQVSEDTCISLQNVTISYGSYEAVRNVFCDIPRGKVTAFIGPSGCGKSTVLRALNRMNDLIEGCSLKGRVVFDGADLYDPNVDPVEVRRRIGMVFQQPNPFPKSIYENIAFGARINGYTGDMDELVERSLRQAAVWDECKDKLNESGYSLSGGQQQRLCIARTIAIQPEVILMDEPCSALDPISTLKIEETMHELKKSFTIVIVTHNMQQAVRVSDMTAFYNAEAQEGGSGKVGYLVEFNETEKIFNAPTQQATQDYVSGRFG; translated from the coding sequence ATGACTCTCTCCACTGCCATTCCCAGCCAGCAGGTGTCAGAAGATACCTGCATCTCCCTGCAGAACGTCACGATCAGCTACGGCAGCTATGAAGCTGTCCGCAACGTCTTCTGCGACATCCCCCGCGGCAAGGTCACCGCCTTCATCGGCCCATCCGGTTGCGGTAAATCCACCGTGCTGCGGGCCCTGAACCGCATGAATGACCTGATTGAAGGCTGCTCACTCAAGGGAAGGGTGGTTTTCGACGGGGCCGACCTCTATGACCCCAACGTCGATCCTGTGGAGGTGCGCAGGCGCATCGGCATGGTGTTCCAGCAGCCGAACCCCTTCCCCAAGAGCATCTACGAAAACATCGCCTTCGGGGCAAGGATCAACGGCTACACCGGCGACATGGATGAGTTGGTCGAGCGCTCCCTGCGCCAGGCCGCCGTGTGGGATGAGTGCAAGGACAAGCTCAATGAGAGTGGCTATTCCCTCTCCGGAGGCCAGCAACAGCGCCTCTGCATCGCCCGCACGATCGCCATCCAACCCGAAGTGATTCTGATGGACGAGCCCTGCTCGGCCCTCGACCCGATCTCCACCCTGAAGATCGAGGAAACCATGCATGAGCTCAAGAAGAGCTTCACGATCGTGATCGTGACCCACAACATGCAACAGGCCGTTCGCGTCAGCGACATGACCGCCTTCTACAACGCCGAGGCCCAGGAAGGAGGGTCCGGCAAGGTGGGTTACCTGGTGGAATTCAACGAAACCGAGAAGATTTTCAACGCCCCCACCCAACAAGCCACCCAGGATTACGTGTCTGGCCGCTTCGGTTGA
- the pstA gene encoding phosphate ABC transporter permease PstA has translation MTVSSSARPIPDLSYKPGLQRNLLSRLLTLIAGLFSAICVLPLVLVLAYVLIMGGGKISLALFTQLPPPPGLEGGGIGNAIIGTIIVSIIAGLIAIPVGVGGGIFLAEYSKGGSFAQFIRFGTNVLSGVPSIIAGVFVYGIIVSTRIFFGNSYSALAGGIALSILMLPTVIKTTDEGLKLVSDDLRRGALGVGASRFVTIVRITLPTAFTPIATGVVLSIARAAGETAPLIFTALFSPFWPEGIFNPIASLSVLIYNFAIMPYQAQNELAWAASFVLVMFILAMNLFARWLGRFAAK, from the coding sequence ATGACTGTTTCCAGTTCCGCCCGTCCGATTCCCGATCTCAGCTACAAGCCGGGCTTGCAACGCAACCTGCTGAGTCGCCTGCTCACCTTGATTGCCGGGCTGTTTTCGGCCATCTGCGTGCTTCCCCTCGTGCTGGTGTTGGCCTACGTGCTGATCATGGGTGGCGGCAAGATCAGCCTGGCGTTGTTCACCCAACTGCCCCCGCCGCCGGGACTGGAAGGCGGCGGTATCGGTAACGCCATCATCGGCACGATCATCGTGTCGATCATCGCCGGGCTGATTGCCATTCCGGTGGGTGTGGGCGGAGGCATCTTCCTGGCGGAATATTCCAAGGGCGGATCCTTCGCTCAGTTCATACGCTTCGGCACCAACGTGCTCTCCGGCGTTCCCTCGATCATCGCCGGTGTGTTCGTCTACGGCATCATTGTTTCGACTCGGATCTTCTTCGGTAATTCCTACAGCGCCCTCGCCGGTGGTATCGCCCTCTCGATCCTGATGCTGCCCACGGTGATCAAAACCACCGACGAGGGCCTGAAGCTGGTGTCCGACGACCTGCGCAGGGGTGCCCTTGGCGTCGGCGCCTCCCGATTCGTCACGATCGTGCGGATCACACTGCCGACGGCCTTCACCCCGATCGCCACGGGGGTGGTGCTCTCGATCGCCCGTGCGGCCGGTGAAACGGCACCACTGATTTTCACCGCCCTGTTCTCTCCCTTCTGGCCGGAGGGAATTTTCAATCCGATCGCCAGCCTGTCGGTGCTGATCTACAACTTTGCGATCATGCCCTACCAGGCCCAGAACGAATTGGCCTGGGCAGCCTCGTTCGTTCTGGTGATGTTCATCCTCGCCATGAACCTCTTCGCCCGTTGGCTCGGTCGATTTGCTGCCAAGTAA
- the ggpS gene encoding glucosylglycerol-phosphate synthase: MLKEEGKSSFILLYHRTPFDEGKDEQGKRIWIDQKSPNGIIPTLRNLFRSRLDGTWIAWRQVESTEGVEDERIAMKAPAEFTLRRIPLEQEQISSFYHVTSKESFWPILHTFPTYFDVNNTDWTIFQDVNRRFAQAACHEAGHGATVWVHDYNLWLAPGYIREQRPDLKIAFFHHTPFPGNDVFAILPWREQILESLLSCDLVGFHIPRYTENFARAANCLLGARKGPKQPVNARFLSTGSALTEPSETPWLDYKGRRIQLLSSPVGTSPDVIQALVNRDDIQDYAARIEDDTRKGRQLILSASRVDYTKGNEELLLAFERLLERRPELHGQVVLMLACVSAASGMKIYDDTQRSIEEMAGRINGRFSLMDWVPIRFSTRRIPYEEMVAWFSKADVCWITPLRDGLNLVAKEYAAARRDHGGVLVLSEFTGASVVLDGAVLTNPYSHRRMDEAIDQALAMPPEEQQQRMRKMSAAVEAFTVSDWAEEQMGALREESAAA; the protein is encoded by the coding sequence ATGTTGAAAGAAGAAGGCAAAAGCTCATTCATTCTTCTCTACCACCGCACCCCTTTTGACGAGGGAAAGGATGAGCAGGGTAAGCGAATCTGGATCGATCAGAAAAGCCCCAACGGCATCATTCCAACCCTGCGGAACCTGTTTCGCAGCCGCCTCGATGGCACCTGGATCGCCTGGCGTCAGGTTGAATCGACCGAAGGGGTCGAAGACGAGCGCATAGCCATGAAGGCGCCGGCAGAATTCACATTGCGACGCATTCCGCTCGAGCAGGAGCAGATCTCAAGTTTTTATCACGTCACATCGAAGGAATCGTTCTGGCCGATTCTTCACACTTTTCCCACCTATTTCGACGTCAACAACACGGACTGGACCATCTTTCAGGACGTCAATCGACGTTTTGCCCAAGCCGCCTGCCATGAGGCTGGTCACGGGGCCACCGTGTGGGTGCACGACTACAACCTCTGGCTAGCCCCCGGCTACATCCGAGAGCAACGCCCTGATCTGAAAATCGCCTTTTTCCATCACACCCCCTTCCCCGGGAATGATGTGTTCGCGATTCTGCCCTGGCGGGAGCAGATCCTGGAAAGTCTGCTCAGTTGCGATCTCGTTGGTTTTCATATCCCGCGTTACACCGAAAACTTCGCCCGAGCCGCCAATTGCCTGCTGGGCGCCCGCAAGGGACCGAAGCAGCCGGTCAACGCCCGCTTCCTCTCCACCGGCTCCGCCCTCACGGAACCGTCGGAAACCCCCTGGCTCGACTACAAAGGCCGGCGGATTCAGCTGCTCTCGTCGCCGGTGGGCACCTCACCGGATGTGATTCAGGCCCTGGTGAATCGCGACGACATTCAGGACTATGCCGCCCGCATCGAAGATGACACCCGCAAGGGTCGTCAGCTGATCCTCTCGGCCAGCCGGGTGGATTACACCAAGGGCAACGAGGAGTTGTTGCTGGCCTTCGAGCGCCTGCTGGAACGTCGCCCGGAATTGCACGGCCAGGTGGTGCTCATGCTTGCCTGTGTGTCGGCTGCCAGTGGGATGAAGATCTACGACGACACGCAGCGTTCCATCGAAGAAATGGCCGGGCGGATCAATGGGCGCTTCAGCCTCATGGACTGGGTGCCGATCCGCTTCTCGACCCGCCGGATTCCCTACGAAGAAATGGTGGCCTGGTTCAGCAAAGCCGATGTTTGCTGGATCACCCCCCTGCGGGATGGTCTCAACCTGGTGGCCAAGGAATACGCCGCTGCCCGCCGCGATCACGGCGGCGTTCTGGTGCTCTCCGAATTCACCGGTGCCTCGGTGGTGCTGGATGGTGCCGTGCTCACCAATCCCTATTCCCATCGCCGGATGGATGAGGCCATCGATCAGGCCCTGGCGATGCCTCCCGAGGAACAGCAACAGCGCATGCGCAAGATGTCGGCCGCCGTGGAGGCGTTCACCGTCAGTGACTGGGCTGAAGAGCAGATGGGAGCCCTGCGCGAGGAGTCCGCCGCGGCATGA
- the rpmB gene encoding 50S ribosomal protein L28, with protein sequence MSRVCQLTGTRANNGMAVSHSHIRTKKLQQANLQQRRLWWAEGKRWVNLRITTRALKTIQKKGLGAYARSLGIDLSKI encoded by the coding sequence ATGTCCCGGGTATGTCAGCTCACCGGCACGCGCGCCAACAACGGCATGGCTGTGAGCCACTCCCATATCCGCACCAAAAAGCTGCAGCAGGCCAACCTGCAGCAGCGTCGCCTCTGGTGGGCCGAGGGCAAGCGCTGGGTCAACCTGCGCATCACCACCCGCGCTCTGAAAACAATCCAGAAGAAAGGTCTCGGCGCCTACGCCCGCTCCCTTGGCATCGATCTCAGCAAGATCTGA
- a CDS encoding 2Fe-2S iron-sulfur cluster-binding protein, translating to MSRSHRVTIHWRQAHRTITHEVPEGEYILKSFEAQGDPLPFSCRNGCCTACAVRVLSGELDQREAMGLSKELRAKGYGLLCVARAVGPLEAETQDEDEVYDLQFGRHFGRGQVRPGLPLDED from the coding sequence ATGTCACGCAGCCATCGGGTCACAATTCATTGGCGTCAGGCGCATCGCACGATCACCCATGAGGTGCCTGAGGGGGAGTACATCCTCAAAAGCTTCGAAGCGCAGGGTGATCCGCTGCCCTTCTCCTGTCGGAATGGCTGCTGCACCGCCTGCGCTGTGCGCGTGCTGAGCGGTGAACTCGACCAACGCGAAGCGATGGGCCTTTCGAAGGAGTTGCGTGCAAAAGGTTATGGCCTGCTCTGCGTGGCGCGGGCGGTGGGACCGCTGGAGGCCGAAACCCAGGATGAAGATGAGGTCTATGACCTCCAGTTCGGGCGTCACTTCGGACGGGGACAGGTGCGCCCGGGGCTGCCGCTGGATGAGGACTGA
- a CDS encoding peroxiredoxin — MQRRTLLQLLLVGGVVLWRTPQQALALGGTLPRLNQPAPGFDCPGTSRRDPSRSQWSLRDFRGQWLVLYFYPRDFTSGCTLEAHGFQAALAEFEAAGASIAAVSADPVDEHASFCSSEGLDFVLLSDPKGQVSQRYGSWMAPFSMRHTFLIDPQGVLRQIWTGVRPAGHAREVLASLQTVQAAG; from the coding sequence ATGCAGCGTCGCACGCTCCTCCAACTGCTTCTGGTCGGAGGGGTTGTGTTGTGGCGCACCCCCCAGCAGGCTCTCGCCCTCGGCGGCACACTCCCGAGATTGAACCAACCGGCGCCAGGATTTGATTGTCCGGGCACATCACGCCGCGATCCCAGCCGCTCCCAGTGGTCACTGCGGGATTTTCGTGGGCAGTGGCTTGTTCTTTATTTCTATCCACGCGATTTCACCTCCGGCTGCACCCTTGAAGCCCATGGTTTTCAAGCCGCCCTGGCCGAATTTGAAGCTGCCGGAGCATCCATCGCCGCTGTGAGCGCCGATCCCGTCGATGAGCATGCCTCGTTCTGCAGCAGCGAAGGCCTCGATTTCGTGTTGCTCTCCGATCCGAAGGGCCAGGTGAGCCAGCGCTATGGCTCCTGGATGGCACCCTTCTCGATGCGCCACACCTTCCTGATCGATCCGCAGGGTGTGTTGCGTCAGATCTGGACCGGCGTGCGCCCAGCCGGACACGCCCGCGAGGTGCTCGCTTCGCTCCAGACGGTTCAGGCCGCAGGCTGA
- a CDS encoding ATP phosphoribosyltransferase regulatory subunit: MALQPAAGARDLNPQQVEHNHRLRERLAAVYRRWGYEEVAPPRVERLDTLKAGGGIASEDIVRLVADEPLGLRPEMTASIARAASTRFAKRSRPLRLWASGTVFENRQADEGRQCIEEKLHSGVELFGANAISAELELLTLLMDALASLDLQGDPQVRLLLGHADLMTLILAPFRSPEREAIRIALMRYDRLSLEALDLDTTTMERLTRLMDLRGEPNTVLETLKRLFGPQPSLSELERLFEHLTPLAQEQGVTLQLDPSFQSHYGLYDGLVFQLICQGQSAPVVVARGGRYDGLVKRFGARGGDGAGVGFSFCLDDIRDLPYSLAASAASERRVLVCHGPNQRLEEAIAEQRRLHGQGHQAELALEPCSDRTEAEQRLRDRQCDDLVWLGA, encoded by the coding sequence ATGGCCCTTCAACCGGCGGCGGGAGCCCGCGATCTGAATCCCCAGCAGGTCGAACACAACCATCGGCTCAGGGAGCGCCTTGCGGCGGTGTATCGCCGTTGGGGCTACGAGGAAGTGGCGCCACCACGGGTGGAGCGGCTCGACACCCTCAAAGCCGGCGGCGGCATCGCCAGTGAAGACATCGTGCGACTGGTGGCAGATGAACCTCTCGGTCTCAGGCCGGAGATGACGGCTTCCATCGCCCGGGCAGCCAGCACCCGCTTTGCCAAGCGCAGCCGGCCCCTGCGGCTGTGGGCGTCGGGCACGGTATTTGAAAACCGCCAGGCCGATGAGGGCCGCCAGTGCATTGAAGAGAAACTGCACAGCGGTGTGGAACTCTTCGGTGCCAACGCGATCAGCGCCGAACTGGAGCTGCTGACGCTGTTGATGGATGCCCTCGCCAGCCTCGATCTTCAGGGCGATCCGCAGGTGCGGCTGCTGCTGGGCCATGCCGACCTGATGACCCTGATTCTGGCCCCCTTCCGCAGCCCGGAACGGGAAGCGATCCGCATCGCCCTGATGCGCTACGACCGCCTCAGCCTTGAGGCCCTGGATCTGGATACCACCACCATGGAGCGGTTGACACGCCTGATGGATCTGCGGGGTGAACCGAACACCGTGCTCGAAACCCTGAAGCGATTGTTCGGGCCTCAACCCTCCCTGAGCGAACTGGAGCGCCTGTTTGAGCACCTGACACCCCTGGCCCAGGAGCAGGGCGTCACCCTGCAGCTGGATCCGAGCTTCCAATCCCATTACGGCCTCTATGACGGGCTGGTGTTTCAGCTGATCTGCCAGGGACAGTCAGCGCCCGTGGTGGTGGCCCGGGGTGGTCGCTACGACGGCCTGGTGAAACGCTTCGGCGCCAGAGGCGGTGATGGAGCGGGTGTTGGCTTCAGCTTCTGTCTCGATGACATCCGCGATCTGCCCTACTCCCTGGCCGCCTCCGCTGCATCGGAGCGCCGGGTGCTGGTATGCCATGGCCCCAACCAGCGCCTGGAGGAAGCGATCGCTGAGCAACGTCGCCTGCATGGCCAGGGTCACCAGGCCGAACTGGCACTGGAACCCTGCAGCGACCGCACGGAGGCGGAGCAGCGGCTACGGGACCGGCAATGCGACGACCTGGTCTGGCTTGGTGCCTAA
- a CDS encoding ABC transporter substrate-binding protein, with protein sequence MTSALRRLRPWMVVALTMALLLAGSVAWLQARSIEPVNILMPAPFADATQPLVQRFNQEHRGRIRLTVTRGPLETEAISDLAISSLLLGDTPFDALLMDITWVPKYVAANWLQPLDPWFGTEAIEALAEGVRAGNSVNAVLYRWPLVASMGLLYWRTDLIDQPPRTPQELVTISRQLQADGQVPWGYVWEGRQYEGLSCVYLELVHGFGGFWFHPNQPAVGLNQPQAIAAAAWLRQLISEGISPEAVTNYAEPEALQSFKAGDAAFMRNWPYAWAELQQPGSAVRGRVGITTMVANSGDPSTATLGSWGLSMLRGSAHPEATATAIRYLSSTESQKALFLSHGYTPTAASLYRDPELIAVNPILPQLEEALEHALPRPETPLYAQISDVLQRDLSASLTGQQSASQGMERASAGTEAILLAAGETP encoded by the coding sequence ATGACATCCGCCCTGCGCCGTCTTCGGCCCTGGATGGTGGTAGCTCTGACCATGGCCCTGCTGCTCGCGGGGAGCGTCGCCTGGCTGCAAGCTCGGTCGATCGAACCGGTCAACATCCTGATGCCGGCGCCGTTCGCCGATGCGACCCAGCCACTGGTGCAGCGGTTCAACCAGGAGCATCGCGGCCGCATTCGGCTCACGGTGACGCGAGGCCCGTTGGAAACAGAGGCGATCTCCGATCTGGCCATCAGCAGTCTGCTGCTGGGCGACACCCCCTTCGATGCCCTGTTGATGGACATCACCTGGGTGCCTAAATATGTGGCCGCGAATTGGCTGCAACCCCTCGATCCCTGGTTTGGCACCGAGGCCATCGAGGCCCTGGCCGAGGGCGTCCGCGCTGGCAACAGCGTCAACGCTGTGCTCTACCGCTGGCCCCTCGTCGCCAGCATGGGTCTGCTCTACTGGCGCACGGATCTGATCGATCAACCACCCCGCACGCCGCAGGAGCTGGTGACGATCAGCCGGCAGCTCCAGGCCGATGGCCAGGTGCCCTGGGGCTACGTGTGGGAAGGGCGCCAATACGAAGGGCTCAGCTGTGTGTATTTAGAGCTGGTGCACGGCTTTGGGGGGTTCTGGTTCCACCCCAACCAGCCAGCAGTGGGCCTCAACCAACCCCAGGCGATCGCCGCTGCCGCCTGGCTGCGTCAACTGATCAGTGAAGGGATCAGCCCTGAGGCGGTGACCAACTACGCCGAACCGGAAGCCCTGCAGAGCTTCAAGGCCGGGGATGCCGCCTTCATGCGCAACTGGCCCTATGCCTGGGCCGAACTGCAGCAGCCGGGCAGCGCCGTGCGCGGTCGGGTGGGGATCACCACGATGGTGGCCAACAGCGGCGATCCCTCCACCGCCACCCTGGGCAGTTGGGGGCTCTCGATGCTGCGCGGTAGTGCCCACCCGGAAGCCACCGCCACGGCGATCCGCTATCTCAGCTCCACCGAATCGCAGAAGGCGCTGTTTCTCTCCCACGGCTACACCCCCACCGCCGCAAGCTTGTATCGCGATCCCGAGTTGATCGCTGTGAATCCGATCCTCCCCCAACTGGAGGAGGCCCTGGAGCACGCCCTGCCCAGGCCGGAAACGCCCCTCTACGCCCAGATCAGCGACGTGCTGCAGCGAGACCTGAGCGCCAGCCTCACCGGCCAGCAGTCCGCCTCGCAAGGGATGGAGCGGGCCAGCGCCGGCACCGAGGCGATCCTGCTGGCTGCCGGAGAAACGCCGTGA